In Limisphaera ngatamarikiensis, the sequence GTTGGCAGCGGAGAACGAATTCACCAGCGACATGGCCACGGTGGCGGCCCGCCGGGCGTTGGAGAATGCCGGAGTGGGGCCGGAGGCGGTGGATTTGATCATTGTGTGCACGATTACGCCGGACATGCCGTTTCCTGCCACGGCGTGTTTGGTGCAGGCGCGGCTGGGCGCGACGCGGGCGGCGGCGTTTGATTTGGAGGCTGCGTGTTCCGGATTTCTTTACGGGCTGGAGGTGGGGCAGCAGTTTGTGATGTCGCGCACGTGTGACACGGTGCTGGTCATTGGTGCGGAGAAGCTGTCGTCGATCATTGACTGGTCGGATCGCAACACGTGCGTGTTGTTCGGGGATGGTGCGGGTGCGGTGGTGTTGCAGCACCGACCCCAGTCGCATGGGTTGTTGACGACGGTGATGGGTGCGGATGGCAGCAAGGCGGATGCGTTGTGCATGCCGGGCGGGGGGAGTCGGTGTCCGGCCAGTGCGCAGTCGGTGGCGGCGCGGTTGCATTATTTGCGGATGGACGGCCGCGAGACGTTCAAGAACGCGGTGACGGCCATGCATCAGGCGGCTCAAGCGGCGCTGGATCGTTGCGGGCTGCGGGTGGAGGACCTGCGCTGTATCATACCGCATCAGGCGAACCGCCGGATTATTGATGCGGTGGCGGAGCGTTTGGGTGCGCGGCCGGATCAGGTGTTTATGAATCTGGACCGGTACGGCAACACGTCGGCGGCCTCGGTGGTGATTGCGTTGGACGAGGCGGTGCAATCGGGGCGGATTCGGAAGGGGGACCTGGTGATGTTGGTGGCGTTTGGGGCGGGGCTGACCTGGGCGGCGGCCATTGTGGAGTGGTGAACGTATCGTGGGGGAGTTGGGAGATTCGGGGGCGGGGGCCGGTTCCCGGGCGTGGGGGTGCGGGTATCGCCCGGTGGAACGGGCCGGTGGTTTGAGGCCGGGGGATCAGCCGGCGCGGGTTTGCAGGGAGGTGTGGTCCACGTAGAGGCGGATGTCGTTACGCAGGAGCAGGAGTCTGCCCAGGGGAACCTCAGGGTCTTGTTGGAGGGAGCGAGAGAGTGCCTGCTGTTTGTTGGGTCCCGAGATGAGGACCCAGACGCGTTGGGCTGCGGTGAGGGCCTGCCAGGTGAGTGTGACCCGTGTGGCGGGAGGTTTGGGGGCGTTGTGGACCGGTGCGTAGGCGGCGTCGGGGAACGGGGGCTGGATGGGGTGATTGGGGAAGAGGGAGGCGATGTGACCGTCCTCGCCCATGCCGAGCAACACGAGGTCCAGGACGGGAACGTTGTCCTTGAAGGCGGCGGTGCAGCGGCGCAGGTTTTCGTCGGCGATGCGGGCGGCCTGCTCGGGATTCGCCAGGGGCGGGATGGGGTGATGCTGTGTGGGCGGGATGTTCAGCGGGTCCAACAGGTGTTTGCGGGCGCAACCGTAGTTGCTTTCAGGGTTGTCAGGCGGCACGAGCCGCTCGTCTGCCAGGAACCAGTGGACCTTGTTGAGTCGGATCGGTTCGTGTTTGAGCTCGCGGGTCAGGGCATGGAAGAAGGGGAGGGCGATGCGGCCGCCGGAGAGGGCGATGGTGACGTGGGTTGAGCCGGCGGTGAGTTGGCGGAGGCATGCGGCGAGGTCACGGGCGGCGGCGCGGGCAAGTGCTTCCGGGCCGGGGTGGCAGGATTCGGGAGGCAGGTTCATGGGATGTGCAACGGTTCGTGCCAGGAGTGGCCGGTGGCGGCGATCATGACATCGGCAGCCGGAGGTCCCCAACTGCCGGCCGGGTAGAATTCGGTTTGGCTCAGGGGGCGTTCGTCCCAGCCGGCGCGGAGGGAATCGGCGATAGCCCAGGCGGCCTCGATTTCGTCGCGTCGGAGGAAGAGCGTGGGATCGCCGGCGATGGCGTCTCGCAGGAGTCTCTCGTAGGCCTCGGGCGTGTAGGCGCCGAATTCGGCGTTGTAGTCGAAGTGCATTCGGACGGGTCGGACCCGCAGGTCGAGTCCCGGCACCTTGCCGTTGAAGCGGAGGGAGATGCCCTCTCGGGGTTGGAGTCGGAGGGTGACGGCGTTGGGTGCGGGTGTGGGGGCGCAGAGGGTGGCGAAGAGGACGTGCGGGGTGGGCTTGAACTGGATGCGCACCTCGCTGACGGTTCGTGCGAGTCGTTTTCCGGTGCGGAGGTAGATGGGCACGCCGCTCCAGCGCCAGTTATCGAGGAACAGGCGTGCGGCCACGTAGGTTTCGACGTTTGAATCGGGTCGGACCCGCGGTTCCTGTCGG encodes:
- a CDS encoding beta-ketoacyl-ACP synthase III codes for the protein MTPPLPGRIRHPRAQHQFQGRTCSITGVGSYVPARVLRNQDLEKMVDTTDQWITTRTGIKERRLAAENEFTSDMATVAARRALENAGVGPEAVDLIIVCTITPDMPFPATACLVQARLGATRAAAFDLEAACSGFLYGLEVGQQFVMSRTCDTVLVIGAEKLSSIIDWSDRNTCVLFGDGAGAVVLQHRPQSHGLLTTVMGADGSKADALCMPGGGSRCPASAQSVAARLHYLRMDGRETFKNAVTAMHQAAQAALDRCGLRVEDLRCIIPHQANRRIIDAVAERLGARPDQVFMNLDRYGNTSAASVVIALDEAVQSGRIRKGDLVMLVAFGAGLTWAAAIVEW
- the pgl gene encoding 6-phosphogluconolactonase; the protein is MNLPPESCHPGPEALARAAARDLAACLRQLTAGSTHVTIALSGGRIALPFFHALTRELKHEPIRLNKVHWFLADERLVPPDNPESNYGCARKHLLDPLNIPPTQHHPIPPLANPEQAARIADENLRRCTAAFKDNVPVLDLVLLGMGEDGHIASLFPNHPIQPPFPDAAYAPVHNAPKPPATRVTLTWQALTAAQRVWVLISGPNKQQALSRSLQQDPEVPLGRLLLLRNDIRLYVDHTSLQTRAG